From the Leptotrichia sp. oral taxon 221 genome, one window contains:
- the udk gene encoding uridine kinase: MSYQTIIVGIAGGTGSGKTSVTKAIIEDLEKKGIHSILLEQDSYYKKNDHLTYEERVGLNYDHPDAIDFNLLEEHILSLKNGKSIEKPIYDFQVHNRVNETEHIEPANLIIVEGILVLAIPKIRDLFDAKIFVDTDDDERLLRRIERDLHERARSFESIKNQYINTVKPMHLEFVEPSKRYADVIIPRGKDNKVGIKMVASRLRYLFNHLEKK; encoded by the coding sequence ATGTCATATCAAACGATTATTGTTGGAATTGCTGGTGGAACTGGATCTGGTAAAACTAGCGTGACTAAGGCGATTATCGAAGATTTAGAAAAGAAAGGAATTCATTCAATTTTGCTGGAACAGGATTCTTACTATAAAAAAAATGATCACTTGACTTATGAGGAAAGAGTGGGATTGAATTATGACCACCCTGATGCAATTGATTTTAACTTGTTAGAAGAGCATATTTTATCTTTGAAAAATGGAAAATCTATTGAAAAGCCGATTTATGATTTCCAAGTTCATAATAGGGTTAATGAGACAGAACACATTGAACCTGCGAATTTAATAATTGTAGAAGGGATTTTAGTTCTTGCTATACCGAAAATTCGTGATTTGTTTGATGCGAAAATTTTCGTTGATACAGATGACGATGAGAGATTGTTAAGAAGGATTGAGAGAGATTTGCATGAACGTGCGAGAAGTTTCGAAAGTATAAAAAATCAATATATAAATACAGTAAAACCAATGCACTTAGAATTTGTTGAGCCTTCAAAAAGATACGCAGATGTTATTATTCCTAGAGGAAAAGATAATAAAGTTGGAATAAAAATGGTCGCAAGTCGTCTTAGATACTTGTTTAATCATTTAGAAAAAAAATAA
- a CDS encoding carboxypeptidase M32, whose amino-acid sequence MNEKMKKIKEILEKKAAFDDAITLLNWDLETEAPRMAIEKKSKTLNYLSGESYSTVINDEFKELVYSVDENNLNELDRKIIQEIKKETFEKMKKIPKEDYQKYSEIVLVASRVWERAKNENNYEIFKDYLKQIIEYNKKFIKLRGYEGHQYNTLLDDYEPEMTVVELDEFFEKVRTELSPLIKKIVKSEKKVLDEEKRKKFKSLKFDIQKQKELSKEILDVMKFDFERGILKESEHPFTTDMGNKDVRITTHYYENNLLSSVYSTIHEGGHALYEQHITDEISNTILGNGTSMGIHESQSRIYENMFGRSREFLSFLYPKIEKVFDGILSKNGITAEDLYILANEVEESFIRIEADELTYPIHILIRYELEKEIFSDLDKEVDVDELAEAWADKYEKYLGIRPETYSKGILQDVHWASGLFGYFPSYALGSAYSAQIYDTINKKVNILDELKNGEFSRINEILKNNIHQFGKTKTPKEIIKDMTGKEFDSSYYIDYLIGKFSEIY is encoded by the coding sequence ATGAACGAAAAAATGAAGAAAATTAAAGAAATATTAGAGAAAAAAGCAGCATTTGATGATGCGATAACGTTGTTAAATTGGGATTTGGAAACAGAGGCACCTAGAATGGCGATTGAGAAAAAGTCTAAGACACTTAATTATTTGTCGGGAGAAAGTTATTCGACTGTAATAAATGATGAGTTTAAGGAACTTGTTTATTCGGTTGATGAGAATAATTTGAATGAATTAGATAGAAAAATTATTCAAGAGATAAAAAAAGAGACGTTTGAAAAAATGAAAAAAATACCCAAAGAAGATTATCAAAAATATTCAGAGATTGTTTTAGTAGCTTCAAGGGTTTGGGAGAGAGCTAAAAATGAAAATAATTATGAGATTTTTAAGGATTATTTGAAGCAAATTATAGAATATAATAAGAAATTTATTAAATTGAGGGGATATGAAGGGCATCAATACAATACGCTTTTGGACGATTATGAGCCAGAAATGACTGTTGTGGAATTGGATGAATTTTTTGAGAAGGTAAGAACTGAATTGTCGCCATTGATTAAGAAAATTGTTAAGAGCGAGAAAAAAGTTTTAGATGAAGAAAAAAGAAAAAAATTTAAATCATTGAAATTTGATATTCAAAAGCAGAAAGAGCTATCTAAAGAGATTCTAGATGTAATGAAATTTGATTTTGAGAGAGGTATTTTGAAGGAAAGTGAGCATCCGTTTACTACTGATATGGGAAATAAAGATGTTAGAATTACGACGCATTACTATGAGAATAATTTATTGAGTTCAGTTTATTCAACAATTCATGAAGGTGGACATGCTTTGTATGAACAACACATCACAGACGAGATTTCTAATACGATTTTAGGAAATGGAACTTCAATGGGAATTCATGAATCACAATCGAGAATTTATGAAAATATGTTTGGAAGAAGTCGAGAATTTTTAAGTTTTCTTTATCCAAAAATTGAAAAAGTTTTTGATGGAATATTGTCAAAAAATGGGATAACTGCTGAAGATTTGTATATTCTAGCAAATGAAGTTGAAGAGTCGTTTATTAGAATTGAAGCTGATGAATTGACGTATCCGATTCATATTTTGATAAGATATGAGCTTGAAAAAGAGATTTTTAGCGACTTGGATAAGGAAGTTGATGTAGATGAATTGGCAGAAGCTTGGGCAGATAAATATGAAAAATATTTAGGAATTAGACCAGAAACTTATTCAAAAGGAATTTTACAAGATGTTCACTGGGCTTCAGGATTATTTGGATATTTTCCTTCATATGCGCTAGGAAGTGCTTATTCTGCACAAATTTACGATACAATTAACAAAAAAGTAAATATTTTAGATGAATTAAAAAATGGAGAATTCAGTAGAATAAATGAAATTTTAAAAAACAATATTCATCAATTTGGGAAAACAAAAACACCAAAAGAAATAATAAAAGACATGACTGGAAAAGAATTTGATTCATCATATTATATTGATTATTTAATTGGTAAATTTTCTGAGATTTATTAA
- a CDS encoding M18 family aminopeptidase: MKMIHTNEEMQQIQKRFIDLEIKSFAREVIEFIDDSPSAYHAVKNSSDILEENGFQRLNPREEWKLKKGGQYFVKQSNSAIIAFTVGKDVDLSRGFKIFGSHTDSPCFRIKPNPEMITENIIRLNTEVYGGPILSTWFDRPLSIAGRVILRTNDPFFPRTVAIKFDEPLMTIPNLAIHQNRDVNNGVKIDRQKDVLPVIGLMNEIFEKDNFLLNYIFDKINLKKEDVLDFDLYVYNTEKGCLLGANEEFISAPRIDNLVSVYAGLLGLVESEHNQKQINVFVAFDNEEIGSATKQGADSNYLIHTLERIVLGLGYTRENFLRMLSGSFMLSADAAHAAHPAHMNKTDPTSRGRINEGISVKISARQKYTSDGFSTSVIKQIIDGTDIKIQPFVNESNELGGSTIGPISSTHLEIDGIDVGIPMLAMHSARELCGVSDVYFLKELATEFFEK; encoded by the coding sequence ATGAAAATGATACACACGAATGAAGAAATGCAGCAAATACAAAAAAGATTTATAGATTTAGAAATCAAAAGTTTTGCTAGAGAAGTAATTGAATTTATCGATGACAGTCCAAGTGCCTATCATGCAGTAAAAAATTCATCAGATATTTTGGAAGAAAATGGATTTCAAAGATTGAATCCGAGAGAAGAGTGGAAATTGAAAAAAGGGGGTCAATATTTTGTAAAACAATCAAATTCTGCGATAATTGCGTTTACAGTGGGGAAAGACGTAGATTTGTCGAGAGGGTTTAAAATATTTGGATCACATACAGATTCGCCTTGTTTCAGAATAAAACCAAATCCTGAGATGATTACAGAGAATATAATTCGATTGAATACGGAAGTTTATGGGGGACCAATTTTAAGTACATGGTTTGACAGACCACTTTCAATCGCAGGAAGAGTTATTCTTAGAACAAATGATCCGTTTTTTCCAAGAACAGTTGCTATAAAATTTGATGAGCCACTAATGACAATACCAAATTTAGCAATACATCAAAACAGGGATGTTAATAATGGGGTAAAAATTGACAGACAAAAAGATGTGTTGCCAGTAATTGGATTAATGAATGAAATATTTGAAAAAGATAACTTTTTATTAAATTACATTTTTGATAAAATTAATTTGAAAAAAGAAGATGTTTTGGATTTTGATTTGTATGTTTACAATACTGAAAAAGGATGTCTTTTGGGGGCAAATGAAGAATTTATTTCAGCACCAAGAATTGATAATTTAGTTTCAGTTTATGCAGGACTTTTAGGATTGGTGGAAAGTGAGCATAATCAAAAACAAATAAACGTTTTTGTGGCTTTTGATAATGAAGAAATTGGAAGTGCGACAAAACAAGGGGCAGATTCAAATTATTTAATACATACATTGGAAAGAATAGTGTTAGGATTAGGTTATACGAGAGAAAATTTCTTGAGAATGTTAAGTGGATCATTTATGTTATCGGCAGATGCAGCACACGCAGCACATCCTGCACATATGAACAAAACGGATCCTACAAGCAGAGGTAGAATTAATGAAGGTATTTCAGTAAAAATTAGTGCTAGACAAAAATATACTTCAGACGGATTTTCAACTTCTGTAATAAAACAAATAATTGATGGAACAGATATTAAAATACAGCCGTTTGTAAATGAGTCAAATGAATTGGGAGGAAGTACAATAGGACCTATTTCTTCAACTCACTTAGAAATCGATGGAATAGACGTTGGAATACCTATGCTTGCAATGCACTCAGCAAGGGAACTTTGTGGAGTGTCAGATGTTTATTTCTTGAAAGAATTGGCAACAGAATTTTTTGAAAAATAA
- the asnB gene encoding asparagine synthase B, giving the protein MCGFVFASKQKINKEMFKKSYDNIFHRGPDNQIIKEEDGIWGFHRLSIMDLSAKGNQPFERDGKKLICNGEIYNFLELRELLRDEFEFKSESDCEVLIPLYEKFGFEIMLKMLDAEFALVLFDGETGEIMAGRDPIGIRPMFYGYDKETGGIAFSSEAKGLIEFCDEVFPFPPGHYYKDGEFHLYNDLADPKRIIDEDLDTITSKIREKLEKGIIKRLHSDAPLGFLLSGGLDSSLVCAVSQKFLDKPIKTFAIGMETDPIDLRYAKEVADFLGTEHTEVIMTKKDVLDSLEKVIWHLETWDITTIRASIGMYLVCKYIHENTDLKVLMTGEVSDEIFGYKYTDFAPTPEEFQKESQKRIRELYMYDVLRADRVIAANSLEARVPFGDLDFVDYVMSVNPEKKMNKYNKGKYLLRKAFEGLDYLPDSILYREKAAFSDAVGHSMVDYLKEYAEGKYTDEDLKNAVDKYPYRTPFTKESLLYRDIFEKFYPNKAKWIKDFWMPNKEWEGCDVDDPSARVLKNYGDSGK; this is encoded by the coding sequence ATGTGTGGATTTGTATTTGCATCAAAACAAAAAATTAATAAGGAAATGTTTAAAAAAAGTTATGACAATATTTTTCATAGAGGGCCTGATAACCAAATAATCAAAGAAGAAGATGGGATTTGGGGATTTCATAGATTATCGATTATGGATTTGTCAGCAAAAGGAAATCAACCGTTTGAAAGAGATGGGAAAAAATTGATTTGTAATGGGGAGATTTATAATTTCTTGGAATTGAGGGAATTGTTGAGGGATGAGTTTGAATTTAAGTCAGAAAGTGATTGTGAAGTACTTATTCCGCTTTATGAAAAATTTGGATTTGAAATTATGTTGAAGATGTTGGATGCTGAATTTGCTTTAGTTTTATTTGATGGAGAAACTGGTGAAATAATGGCTGGAAGAGATCCGATTGGTATAAGACCGATGTTTTATGGATATGATAAAGAAACTGGCGGAATCGCATTTTCATCAGAAGCTAAAGGCTTAATAGAATTTTGCGATGAAGTATTTCCATTCCCTCCAGGTCATTATTACAAAGATGGAGAATTTCATTTGTACAATGATTTGGCAGATCCAAAAAGAATTATTGATGAAGATTTAGATACGATAACTTCTAAAATTAGAGAAAAATTGGAAAAAGGAATAATAAAGAGATTACATTCAGATGCACCGTTGGGATTTTTGTTGAGTGGTGGATTAGATTCTTCATTGGTTTGTGCAGTTTCTCAAAAATTTTTGGATAAACCAATAAAAACTTTTGCAATTGGGATGGAAACAGATCCGATTGACTTGAGATATGCGAAAGAAGTGGCGGATTTTTTAGGAACGGAGCATACAGAAGTAATTATGACAAAAAAAGATGTTTTGGATTCGTTGGAAAAAGTAATTTGGCACTTGGAAACATGGGATATTACAACAATAAGAGCTAGTATTGGAATGTATTTAGTGTGTAAATATATTCACGAAAATACTGATTTGAAGGTGCTTATGACAGGAGAAGTCAGCGATGAAATATTTGGTTACAAATATACAGATTTTGCACCGACACCTGAAGAATTTCAAAAAGAATCTCAAAAAAGAATTAGAGAATTGTATATGTATGATGTGTTGAGAGCTGATAGAGTGATTGCTGCAAATTCGTTAGAAGCAAGAGTTCCGTTTGGTGACTTGGATTTCGTAGATTATGTTATGAGCGTGAATCCTGAGAAAAAAATGAATAAATATAATAAAGGAAAATATTTATTGAGAAAAGCATTTGAAGGGTTAGACTACTTGCCAGATAGCATTTTGTATAGAGAAAAAGCAGCGTTTAGTGATGCAGTAGGACATTCAATGGTTGATTATTTGAAAGAATATGCAGAGGGGAAATATACTGATGAGGACTTGAAAAATGCTGTAGACAAATATCCATATAGAACACCATTTACAAAAGAATCACTACTGTATAGAGATATTTTTGAAAAATTCTACCCAAACAAAGCTAAATGGATAAAAGATTTTTGGATGCCGAATAAAGAGTGGGAAGGATGCGATGTAGACGATCCAAGTGCAAGAGTGTTGAAAAATTATGGAGATAGTGGGAAATAA
- a CDS encoding DEAD/DEAH box helicase, translating to MQKFEDLGLSTELLNALSKKGFEEPSEIQRLVIPELLKERTHLIGQAQTGTGKTAAFSIPILETIDADKTVKALILAPTRELANQVADEIYSLKGEKDIKVLAVYGGASIEQQIKNLKKGVDIVVGTPGRVMDLMRKKILKVDNLDYFVLDEADEMLNMGFLEDIELILEKTNDEKKMLFFSATMPKAILDIAKRFMVNYKMLKVEKKELTTNLTEQIYYEVKQEDKFEALSRVLDYEQDFYGIVFCRTKSEVDDVTNRLKARNYDAECIHGDITQGLRQKALDLFKKKVLTILVATDVAARGIDVSNLTHVINYSIPQEAESYVHRIGRTGRAGQKGIAITFVTPREASKLAQIKRITKTDIKRENIPNVEEILNAKKEALIAYVDEIIKENDHNAYDQLATELLEGRNPQEVLASVLRHVYEDEFLPENYNEIENVKVKIDDKTRLFIALGSKDGYNAGRLLDLLNKKAKTPGRKVKDIKIMDKYSFITVPLQEAEFIIRALNSKKDSKPLVEKANSTGGNSSGKKSGGRRKRKSSDKKSDKKLNKKQDKGSSKRKKSSKKSKKDRH from the coding sequence ATGCAAAAATTTGAAGATTTAGGATTGAGTACAGAATTACTTAATGCATTGAGTAAAAAAGGATTTGAAGAACCAAGTGAAATACAAAGATTAGTAATACCAGAATTATTAAAAGAAAGAACACATTTAATAGGACAAGCGCAAACAGGAACAGGAAAAACTGCAGCGTTTAGTATACCGATATTGGAAACAATAGATGCGGATAAAACAGTAAAAGCATTGATTTTAGCTCCAACAAGAGAATTGGCAAATCAGGTTGCAGATGAAATTTATTCATTAAAAGGTGAAAAAGATATAAAAGTATTGGCTGTGTATGGAGGAGCTTCTATTGAGCAGCAAATAAAAAACTTAAAAAAGGGTGTAGATATTGTAGTTGGAACGCCTGGAAGAGTTATGGACCTAATGAGAAAGAAAATTTTAAAAGTTGATAACTTAGATTATTTCGTATTGGATGAAGCGGATGAAATGCTTAATATGGGATTTCTTGAAGATATCGAATTAATATTAGAAAAAACAAATGACGAGAAAAAAATGTTATTCTTCTCAGCAACAATGCCTAAAGCTATTTTGGATATTGCAAAAAGATTTATGGTTAACTACAAAATGTTAAAAGTTGAGAAAAAAGAATTGACAACTAACTTGACAGAACAAATTTATTATGAAGTAAAACAAGAAGATAAATTTGAAGCATTATCAAGAGTTTTAGATTATGAACAAGATTTTTATGGAATTGTTTTCTGTAGAACAAAATCTGAAGTTGATGATGTAACAAATAGATTGAAAGCTAGAAATTACGATGCTGAATGTATTCACGGAGACATTACACAAGGATTGAGACAAAAAGCATTGGATTTATTTAAGAAAAAAGTGCTTACAATATTAGTAGCGACAGATGTTGCAGCAAGAGGAATAGATGTAAGTAATTTGACACATGTAATTAATTATTCGATACCACAAGAGGCAGAGTCTTATGTTCATAGAATTGGAAGAACTGGAAGAGCTGGACAAAAAGGTATTGCAATTACATTTGTAACACCTAGAGAAGCTAGTAAATTAGCGCAAATTAAAAGAATTACAAAAACAGACATTAAGAGAGAAAATATACCAAATGTGGAAGAAATCTTAAATGCGAAAAAAGAAGCGTTAATTGCTTATGTGGATGAAATTATTAAAGAAAACGACCATAATGCATATGATCAATTAGCGACTGAATTATTGGAAGGAAGAAATCCACAAGAAGTTTTAGCTTCTGTGTTAAGACATGTTTATGAAGATGAATTCTTGCCTGAAAATTATAATGAAATTGAAAATGTAAAAGTTAAAATTGATGATAAAACTAGATTATTCATTGCGTTAGGTTCTAAAGATGGTTATAACGCTGGTAGATTGTTAGATTTATTGAATAAAAAAGCTAAAACACCTGGAAGAAAAGTTAAAGATATTAAGATTATGGATAAATATTCATTCATAACAGTACCTTTACAAGAAGCAGAATTTATTATTAGAGCTTTAAATTCTAAGAAAGATTCAAAACCATTAGTAGAAAAAGCAAATAGCACTGGTGGAAATTCAAGTGGTAAAAAATCTGGTGGAAGAAGAAAAAGAAAGTCATCAGACAAAAAATCAGATAAGAAATTAAACAAGAAACAAGATAAAGGTTCTTCAAAAAGAAAGAAAAGTTCAAAAAAATCAAAAAAAGATAGACATTAA
- the tpx gene encoding thiol peroxidase — MKKLLLITGLLGIMVSCGSKKEVSAAPAGVPKEYTQYLDTLKADNNLKITMGGNPVTIVGKETKVGDTLKGVPLTVNSKLEEKNILADKAIKVIYTAPSLDTKVCSLQTKMLNTAAAKYPNVKFYSVTVDTPFAQERFCTANDINGIKTVSDYKYHQFGAQNGLLMKESGLLTRALMIVDENNVVKYIEYVPEQGKEANVDKALKFLQEKMLKK, encoded by the coding sequence ATGAAGAAATTATTGTTAATTACAGGATTACTAGGAATTATGGTTTCTTGTGGTTCAAAAAAAGAAGTTTCAGCAGCTCCAGCAGGAGTTCCAAAAGAGTACACTCAATATTTGGATACTTTAAAAGCTGACAACAATTTAAAAATAACTATGGGAGGAAATCCTGTTACGATTGTTGGGAAAGAAACAAAAGTTGGAGATACGTTAAAAGGTGTTCCATTAACAGTAAATAGTAAATTGGAAGAAAAGAATATTTTAGCAGATAAAGCGATAAAAGTTATTTATACAGCACCTTCATTGGATACGAAAGTTTGTTCGTTACAAACAAAAATGTTGAATACAGCAGCAGCTAAATATCCAAATGTTAAATTTTATTCAGTTACTGTAGATACTCCATTTGCACAAGAAAGATTTTGTACAGCAAATGATATAAATGGAATTAAAACAGTTTCTGATTACAAATATCATCAATTTGGAGCACAAAATGGACTTTTAATGAAAGAAAGTGGATTGTTAACTAGAGCATTGATGATTGTTGATGAAAATAATGTTGTTAAATATATTGAATATGTGCCAGAACAAGGTAAGGAAGCTAATGTTGACAAGGCATTGAAATTCTTACAAGAAAAAATGTTAAAAAAATAA
- a CDS encoding YjjG family noncanonical pyrimidine nucleotidase: MKLLILFYFLRDCTDGIKIENEKFLEKKRGKMYRVVLIDADDTLFDYEKSEKHAMRKVFEDFGFFERNSEEEYFSIKEEYKKINSFLWSELEKGNITSKNLRVERFKQLFEKVGLKYDAEKFSQGYLDRLGEGTYLFDGAVELCKYIKSKYKVAIVTNGIKEVQHSRIENSKISEYIDEIIVSEEVGVSKPNSKIFEYAIKKLGCENLDKSEIIMIGDSQTADIKGGINFGIDTCWVNLLGKDENPEIKTKYKVDKLSELYEII, translated from the coding sequence ATGAAATTGTTAATTCTATTTTATTTTTTGAGAGATTGTACAGATGGAATTAAAATAGAAAATGAGAAATTTTTAGAAAAGAAAAGAGGGAAAATGTATAGAGTTGTATTAATAGATGCAGATGATACTTTATTTGATTATGAAAAGTCTGAAAAACATGCGATGAGAAAGGTTTTTGAAGATTTTGGTTTTTTTGAAAGAAATTCTGAAGAGGAATATTTTTCAATAAAGGAAGAGTACAAGAAGATTAATAGTTTTTTGTGGTCGGAATTGGAGAAAGGGAATATTACAAGTAAAAATTTGAGGGTAGAGAGATTTAAGCAATTGTTTGAGAAAGTTGGACTTAAATATGATGCTGAAAAATTTAGTCAAGGGTATTTAGATAGATTAGGTGAGGGGACTTATTTATTTGATGGTGCGGTGGAATTATGTAAGTATATAAAATCTAAGTACAAAGTGGCGATTGTGACAAATGGTATTAAAGAAGTTCAACATTCTAGAATAGAAAATTCAAAAATTAGTGAATATATTGATGAAATTATTGTTTCAGAAGAGGTTGGAGTGAGTAAGCCAAATTCGAAGATTTTTGAGTATGCGATAAAAAAATTGGGGTGTGAAAATTTAGACAAGAGTGAAATTATAATGATAGGGGATTCGCAAACAGCTGATATTAAAGGTGGGATTAATTTTGGAATAGATACTTGTTGGGTTAATTTATTAGGGAAAGATGAAAATCCAGAAATTAAAACAAAATATAAAGTTGATAAATTAAGTGAGTTGTATGAAATAATTTAG